Proteins encoded together in one Balaenoptera musculus isolate JJ_BM4_2016_0621 chromosome 6, mBalMus1.pri.v3, whole genome shotgun sequence window:
- the LOC118897003 gene encoding alpha-globin transcription factor CP2-like: MLNNRKLGELPEINGKLVKSIFRVVFHDRRLQYTEHQQLEGWRWNRPGDRILDIDIPMSVGIIDPRANPNQLNTVEFLWDPAKRTSVFIQVHCISTEFTMRKHGGEKGMPFRVQIRTFKENENGEYTEHLHSASCQIKVLKPKGADRKQKTDREKMEKRTPHEKEKYQPSHETTILTECSPWPEITYVHNSPSPGFSSSHSSLSLGEANGSPNHQPELPPPVTDNLLPTITPQEGQQWLHRNRFSTFTRLFTNFSGADLLKLTRDDVIQICGPADGIRLFNALKGRMVRPKLTICVCQESLQLRKQQQQQKHEGGDSHGTFFVYRAICLEELTAVERTEKIARLFSISPCQISQIYKQGPQESMCSLVMR; the protein is encoded by the exons ATGCTAAACAATAGGAAACTTGGAGAACTTCCAGAAATTAATGGCAAGTTGGTGAAGAGTATATTCCGTGTCGTGTTCCATGACAGACGGCTACAATACACTGAACATCAGCAGCTGGAGGGCTGGAGGTGGAACCGACCTGGAGATAGAATTCTTGACATAGATATCCCAATGTCTGTGGGTATAATCGATCCTAGGGCTAATCCAAACCAACTAAATACAGTGGAGTTCCTGTGGGACCCTGCAAAGAGGACATCTGTGTTTATTCAGGTGCATTGTATTAGCACAGAGTTCACTATGAGGAAACATGGTGGAGAGAAGGGCATGCCATTTCGAGTACAAATCAGGACCTTCAAGGAGAATGAGAACGGGGAATATACTGAGCACTTACACTCAGCCAGCTGCCAGATCAAAGTCCTCAAGCCCAAAGgtgcagacagaaaacaaaaaacagacagggagaaaatggagaaacgAACGCCTCATGAGAAGGAGAAATATCAACCTTCCCATGAGACAACTATACTCACAGAGTGTTCTCCATGGCCTGAGATCACGTATGTCCATAATTCCCCATCACCTGGCTTCAGCAGTTCCCATAGCAGTCTTTCTCTTGGGGAAGCAAATGGTTCACCAAATCACCAGCCAGAGCTACCCCCTCCAGTCACAGACAACCTCTTGCCGACAATCACACCTCAGGAGGGTCAGCAGTGGTTGCATCGAAACCGTTTTTCCACATTCACGAGGCTTTTTACAAACTTCTCAGGAGCAGATTTATTGAAACTAACTAGAGATGATGTGATTCAAATCTGTGGCCCTGCAGATGgaatcag GCTTTTTAATGCATTAAAAGGCCGGATGGTGCGCCCAAAGCTAACCATTTGTGTTTGTCAGGAGTCCTTGCAGCTGAggaagcagcaacagcagcagaagCATGAGGGTGGAGACTCACATGGTACTTTCTTCGTTTACCGTGCCATCTGCCTAGAAGAACTGACAGCTGTTGAACGGACAGAAAAAATTGCTCGGCTTTTCAGCATTTCCCCTTGCCAGATCAGCCAGATCTACAAGCAGGGCCCACAGGAGTCCATGTGCTCTTTAGTGATGAGATGA
- the AQP7 gene encoding aquaporin-7 isoform X3 gives MTQADRKKRSTRMSKMVTPPAVTRMKAVLQKEMVREFLAEFLSTFVMMVFGLGAIAHMVLGDKMGSYLGVNLGFGFGVTMGVHMAGNISGAHMNAALTFTNCALGRMSWKKFPVYVLGQFLGSFLAAATIYCLFYTAIIDYSGGRLTVTGPTATANIFATYLPDHMTLWRGFLDELCLLAITDKGNNPALQGTQALVIGILVVIIGASMGMNSGYAINPSRDLPPRFFTSLLAGAHRSSAPRTVVGASGGPPLGAYLGAIIYLIFIGSSIQQEPQILENSLDV, from the exons ATGACTCAGGCCGACAGGAAGAAGCG GTCTACCCGCATGTCCAAGATGGTCACACCGCCTGCGGTAACAAGGATGAAAGCAGTACTGCAGAAGGAGATGGTGCGCGAGTTCCTGGCCGAGTTCCTGAGCACGTTTGTCATGatg GTGTTTGGTCTCGGCGCCATAGCCCACATGGTTCTAGGAGACAAGATGGGGAGCTACCTCGGTGTCAACTTGGGTTTTGGCTTCGGAGTCACCATGGGAGTGCACATGGCAGGGAACATCTCCG GGGCCCATATGAACGCGGCCTTGACCTTCACCAACTGTGCACTAGGCCGCATGTCCTGGAAGAAGTTTCCCGTGTATGTTCTGGGTCAGTTCCTGGGTTCCTTCCTGGCTGCTGCCACCATCTACTGCCTCTTCTACA CCGCCATCATCGACTACTCGGGGGGAAGGCTGACAGTGACTGGTCCCACAGCCACTGCTAACATTTTTGCCACCTACCTTCCTGACCACATGACCTTGTGGAGGGGCTTCCTGGATGAG CTGTGTCTCTTAGCCATCACGGACAAGGGGAACAACCCAGCACTGCAAGGGACACAGGCCTTGGTGATCGGCATCCTTGTTGTCATCATTGGAGCGTCCATGGGCATGAACTCAGGATATGCCATCAACCCCTCCCGGGACCTGCCTCCACGCTTCTTCACCTCATTGCTGGCTGGGGCACACAGGTCTTCAG CGCCAAGGACTGTGGTGGGTGCCAGTGGTGGCCCACCCCTGGGTGCCTACTTAGGTGCCATCATCTACTTGATCTTCATTGGCTCCAGCATCCAACAGGAGCCCCAGATACTGGAGAACTCCCTCGACGTATGA
- the AQP7 gene encoding aquaporin-7 isoform X4 — protein MTQADRKKRSTRMSKMVTPPAVTRMKAVLQKEMVREFLAEFLSTFVMMVFGLGAIAHMVLGDKMGSYLGVNLGFGFGVTMGVHMAGNISGRMSWKKFPVYVLGQFLGSFLAAATIYCLFYTAIIDYSGGRLTVTGPTATANIFATYLPDHMTLWRGFLDEVLVTGMLQLCLLAITDKGNNPALQGTQALVIGILVVIIGASMGMNSGYAINPSRDLPPRFFTSLLAGAHRSSAPRTVVGASGGPPLGAYLGAIIYLIFIGSSIQQEPQILENSLDV, from the exons ATGACTCAGGCCGACAGGAAGAAGCG GTCTACCCGCATGTCCAAGATGGTCACACCGCCTGCGGTAACAAGGATGAAAGCAGTACTGCAGAAGGAGATGGTGCGCGAGTTCCTGGCCGAGTTCCTGAGCACGTTTGTCATGatg GTGTTTGGTCTCGGCGCCATAGCCCACATGGTTCTAGGAGACAAGATGGGGAGCTACCTCGGTGTCAACTTGGGTTTTGGCTTCGGAGTCACCATGGGAGTGCACATGGCAGGGAACATCTCCG GCCGCATGTCCTGGAAGAAGTTTCCCGTGTATGTTCTGGGTCAGTTCCTGGGTTCCTTCCTGGCTGCTGCCACCATCTACTGCCTCTTCTACA CCGCCATCATCGACTACTCGGGGGGAAGGCTGACAGTGACTGGTCCCACAGCCACTGCTAACATTTTTGCCACCTACCTTCCTGACCACATGACCTTGTGGAGGGGCTTCCTGGATGAG GTGTTAGTGACAGGGATGCTTCAGCTGTGTCTCTTAGCCATCACGGACAAGGGGAACAACCCAGCACTGCAAGGGACACAGGCCTTGGTGATCGGCATCCTTGTTGTCATCATTGGAGCGTCCATGGGCATGAACTCAGGATATGCCATCAACCCCTCCCGGGACCTGCCTCCACGCTTCTTCACCTCATTGCTGGCTGGGGCACACAGGTCTTCAG CGCCAAGGACTGTGGTGGGTGCCAGTGGTGGCCCACCCCTGGGTGCCTACTTAGGTGCCATCATCTACTTGATCTTCATTGGCTCCAGCATCCAACAGGAGCCCCAGATACTGGAGAACTCCCTCGACGTATGA
- the AQP7 gene encoding aquaporin-7 isoform X5 codes for MTQADRKKRSTRMSKMVTPPAVTRMKAVLQKEMVREFLAEFLSTFVMMVFGLGAIAHMVLGDKMGSYLGVNLGFGFGVTMGVHMAGNISGAHMNAALTFTNCALGRMSWKKFPVYVLGQFLGSFLAAATIYCLFYTAIIDYSGGRLTVTGPTATANIFATYLPDHMTLWRGFLDEVLVTGMLQLCLLAITDKGNNPALQGTQALVIGILVVIIGASMGMNSGYAINPSRDLPPRFFTSLLAGAHRSSGYCLVQPTPRQGLWWVPVVAHPWVPT; via the exons ATGACTCAGGCCGACAGGAAGAAGCG GTCTACCCGCATGTCCAAGATGGTCACACCGCCTGCGGTAACAAGGATGAAAGCAGTACTGCAGAAGGAGATGGTGCGCGAGTTCCTGGCCGAGTTCCTGAGCACGTTTGTCATGatg GTGTTTGGTCTCGGCGCCATAGCCCACATGGTTCTAGGAGACAAGATGGGGAGCTACCTCGGTGTCAACTTGGGTTTTGGCTTCGGAGTCACCATGGGAGTGCACATGGCAGGGAACATCTCCG GGGCCCATATGAACGCGGCCTTGACCTTCACCAACTGTGCACTAGGCCGCATGTCCTGGAAGAAGTTTCCCGTGTATGTTCTGGGTCAGTTCCTGGGTTCCTTCCTGGCTGCTGCCACCATCTACTGCCTCTTCTACA CCGCCATCATCGACTACTCGGGGGGAAGGCTGACAGTGACTGGTCCCACAGCCACTGCTAACATTTTTGCCACCTACCTTCCTGACCACATGACCTTGTGGAGGGGCTTCCTGGATGAG GTGTTAGTGACAGGGATGCTTCAGCTGTGTCTCTTAGCCATCACGGACAAGGGGAACAACCCAGCACTGCAAGGGACACAGGCCTTGGTGATCGGCATCCTTGTTGTCATCATTGGAGCGTCCATGGGCATGAACTCAGGATATGCCATCAACCCCTCCCGGGACCTGCCTCCACGCTTCTTCACCTCATTGCTGGCTGGGGCACACAGGTCTTCAGGGTACTGCCTAGTCCAGCCCACTCCT CGCCAAGGACTGTGGTGGGTGCCAGTGGTGGCCCACCCCTGGGTGCCTACTTAG
- the AQP7 gene encoding aquaporin-7 isoform X1, protein MTQADRKKRSTRMSKMVTPPAVTRMKAVLQKEMVREFLAEFLSTFVMMVFGLGAIAHMVLGDKMGSYLGVNLGFGFGVTMGVHMAGNISGAHMNAALTFTNCALGRMSWKKFPVYVLGQFLGSFLAAATIYCLFYTAIIDYSGGRLTVTGPTATANIFATYLPDHMTLWRGFLDEVLVTGMLQLCLLAITDKGNNPALQGTQALVIGILVVIIGASMGMNSGYAINPSRDLPPRFFTSLLAGAHRSSAPRTVVGASGGPPLGAYLGAIIYLIFIGSSIQQEPQILENSLDV, encoded by the exons ATGACTCAGGCCGACAGGAAGAAGCG GTCTACCCGCATGTCCAAGATGGTCACACCGCCTGCGGTAACAAGGATGAAAGCAGTACTGCAGAAGGAGATGGTGCGCGAGTTCCTGGCCGAGTTCCTGAGCACGTTTGTCATGatg GTGTTTGGTCTCGGCGCCATAGCCCACATGGTTCTAGGAGACAAGATGGGGAGCTACCTCGGTGTCAACTTGGGTTTTGGCTTCGGAGTCACCATGGGAGTGCACATGGCAGGGAACATCTCCG GGGCCCATATGAACGCGGCCTTGACCTTCACCAACTGTGCACTAGGCCGCATGTCCTGGAAGAAGTTTCCCGTGTATGTTCTGGGTCAGTTCCTGGGTTCCTTCCTGGCTGCTGCCACCATCTACTGCCTCTTCTACA CCGCCATCATCGACTACTCGGGGGGAAGGCTGACAGTGACTGGTCCCACAGCCACTGCTAACATTTTTGCCACCTACCTTCCTGACCACATGACCTTGTGGAGGGGCTTCCTGGATGAG GTGTTAGTGACAGGGATGCTTCAGCTGTGTCTCTTAGCCATCACGGACAAGGGGAACAACCCAGCACTGCAAGGGACACAGGCCTTGGTGATCGGCATCCTTGTTGTCATCATTGGAGCGTCCATGGGCATGAACTCAGGATATGCCATCAACCCCTCCCGGGACCTGCCTCCACGCTTCTTCACCTCATTGCTGGCTGGGGCACACAGGTCTTCAG CGCCAAGGACTGTGGTGGGTGCCAGTGGTGGCCCACCCCTGGGTGCCTACTTAGGTGCCATCATCTACTTGATCTTCATTGGCTCCAGCATCCAACAGGAGCCCCAGATACTGGAGAACTCCCTCGACGTATGA
- the AQP7 gene encoding aquaporin-7 isoform X2 yields the protein MTQADRKKRSTRMSKMVTPPAVTRMKAVLQKEMVREFLAEFLSTFVMMVFGLGAIAHMVLGDKMGSYLGVNLGFGFGVTMGVHMAGNISGAHMNAALTFTNCALGRMSWKKFPVYVLGQFLGSFLAAATIYCLFYSVSDRDASAVSLSHHGQGEQPSTARDTGLGDRHPCCHHWSVHGHELRICHQPLPGPASTLLHLIAGWGTQVFSAKDCGGCQWWPTPGCLLRCHHLLDLHWLQHPTGAPDTGELPRRMKTAEPPVLPKTMSHPTHDLFPHPVSVSPTTDLQVLSHP from the exons ATGACTCAGGCCGACAGGAAGAAGCG GTCTACCCGCATGTCCAAGATGGTCACACCGCCTGCGGTAACAAGGATGAAAGCAGTACTGCAGAAGGAGATGGTGCGCGAGTTCCTGGCCGAGTTCCTGAGCACGTTTGTCATGatg GTGTTTGGTCTCGGCGCCATAGCCCACATGGTTCTAGGAGACAAGATGGGGAGCTACCTCGGTGTCAACTTGGGTTTTGGCTTCGGAGTCACCATGGGAGTGCACATGGCAGGGAACATCTCCG GGGCCCATATGAACGCGGCCTTGACCTTCACCAACTGTGCACTAGGCCGCATGTCCTGGAAGAAGTTTCCCGTGTATGTTCTGGGTCAGTTCCTGGGTTCCTTCCTGGCTGCTGCCACCATCTACTGCCTCTTCTACA GTGTTAGTGACAGGGATGCTTCAGCTGTGTCTCTTAGCCATCACGGACAAGGGGAACAACCCAGCACTGCAAGGGACACAGGCCTTGGTGATCGGCATCCTTGTTGTCATCATTGGAGCGTCCATGGGCATGAACTCAGGATATGCCATCAACCCCTCCCGGGACCTGCCTCCACGCTTCTTCACCTCATTGCTGGCTGGGGCACACAGGTCTTCAG CGCCAAGGACTGTGGTGGGTGCCAGTGGTGGCCCACCCCTGGGTGCCTACTTAGGTGCCATCATCTACTTGATCTTCATTGGCTCCAGCATCCAACAGGAGCCCCAGATACTGGAGAACTCCCTCGACGTATGAAGACCGCAGAACCACCTGTGTTGCCCAAGACCATGTCTCACCCAACCCATGACCTCTTCCCTCACCCTGTCTCTGTGTCCCCGACAACAGACCTTCAAGTCCTGTCCCACCCTTAA
- the AQP7 gene encoding aquaporin-7 isoform X6, with protein MTQADRKKRSTRMSKMVTPPAVTRMKAVLQKEMVREFLAEFLSTFVMMVFGLGAIAHMVLGDKMGSYLGVNLGFGFGVTMGVHMAGNISGAHMNAALTFTNCALGRMSWKKFPVYVLGQFLGSFLAAATIYCLFYSVSDRDASAVSLSHHGQGEQPSTARDTGLGDRHPCCHHWSVHGHELRICHQPLPGPASTLLHLIAGWGTQVFRVLPSPAHSSPRTVVGASGGPPLGAYLGAIIYLIFIGSSIQQEPQILENSLDV; from the exons ATGACTCAGGCCGACAGGAAGAAGCG GTCTACCCGCATGTCCAAGATGGTCACACCGCCTGCGGTAACAAGGATGAAAGCAGTACTGCAGAAGGAGATGGTGCGCGAGTTCCTGGCCGAGTTCCTGAGCACGTTTGTCATGatg GTGTTTGGTCTCGGCGCCATAGCCCACATGGTTCTAGGAGACAAGATGGGGAGCTACCTCGGTGTCAACTTGGGTTTTGGCTTCGGAGTCACCATGGGAGTGCACATGGCAGGGAACATCTCCG GGGCCCATATGAACGCGGCCTTGACCTTCACCAACTGTGCACTAGGCCGCATGTCCTGGAAGAAGTTTCCCGTGTATGTTCTGGGTCAGTTCCTGGGTTCCTTCCTGGCTGCTGCCACCATCTACTGCCTCTTCTACA GTGTTAGTGACAGGGATGCTTCAGCTGTGTCTCTTAGCCATCACGGACAAGGGGAACAACCCAGCACTGCAAGGGACACAGGCCTTGGTGATCGGCATCCTTGTTGTCATCATTGGAGCGTCCATGGGCATGAACTCAGGATATGCCATCAACCCCTCCCGGGACCTGCCTCCACGCTTCTTCACCTCATTGCTGGCTGGGGCACACAGGTCTTCAGGGTACTGCCTAGTCCAGCCCACTCCT CGCCAAGGACTGTGGTGGGTGCCAGTGGTGGCCCACCCCTGGGTGCCTACTTAGGTGCCATCATCTACTTGATCTTCATTGGCTCCAGCATCCAACAGGAGCCCCAGATACTGGAGAACTCCCTCGACGTATGA
- the AQP7 gene encoding aquaporin-7 isoform X7, with amino-acid sequence MVFGLGAIAHMVLGDKMGSYLGVNLGFGFGVTMGVHMAGNISGAHMNAALTFTNCALGRMSWKKFPVYVLGQFLGSFLAAATIYCLFYTAIIDYSGGRLTVTGPTATANIFATYLPDHMTLWRGFLDEVLVTGMLQLCLLAITDKGNNPALQGTQALVIGILVVIIGASMGMNSGYAINPSRDLPPRFFTSLLAGAHRSSAPRTVVGASGGPPLGAYLGAIIYLIFIGSSIQQEPQILENSLDV; translated from the exons ATG GTGTTTGGTCTCGGCGCCATAGCCCACATGGTTCTAGGAGACAAGATGGGGAGCTACCTCGGTGTCAACTTGGGTTTTGGCTTCGGAGTCACCATGGGAGTGCACATGGCAGGGAACATCTCCG GGGCCCATATGAACGCGGCCTTGACCTTCACCAACTGTGCACTAGGCCGCATGTCCTGGAAGAAGTTTCCCGTGTATGTTCTGGGTCAGTTCCTGGGTTCCTTCCTGGCTGCTGCCACCATCTACTGCCTCTTCTACA CCGCCATCATCGACTACTCGGGGGGAAGGCTGACAGTGACTGGTCCCACAGCCACTGCTAACATTTTTGCCACCTACCTTCCTGACCACATGACCTTGTGGAGGGGCTTCCTGGATGAG GTGTTAGTGACAGGGATGCTTCAGCTGTGTCTCTTAGCCATCACGGACAAGGGGAACAACCCAGCACTGCAAGGGACACAGGCCTTGGTGATCGGCATCCTTGTTGTCATCATTGGAGCGTCCATGGGCATGAACTCAGGATATGCCATCAACCCCTCCCGGGACCTGCCTCCACGCTTCTTCACCTCATTGCTGGCTGGGGCACACAGGTCTTCAG CGCCAAGGACTGTGGTGGGTGCCAGTGGTGGCCCACCCCTGGGTGCCTACTTAGGTGCCATCATCTACTTGATCTTCATTGGCTCCAGCATCCAACAGGAGCCCCAGATACTGGAGAACTCCCTCGACGTATGA